A region from the Geotrypetes seraphini chromosome 10, aGeoSer1.1, whole genome shotgun sequence genome encodes:
- the LOC117367519 gene encoding LOW QUALITY PROTEIN: uncharacterized protein ZSWIM9-like (The sequence of the model RefSeq protein was modified relative to this genomic sequence to represent the inferred CDS: inserted 1 base in 1 codon; deleted 1 base in 1 codon), with product MACSVVTRRKNCPAVIKLRLNPQKDKLIVTQAILHHNHDVPETALLSEKKRSQQVAPTDLPTRIANDISRKFLEHNDLRRLQRFRSYAFEDQNQVLTELVSLFISDPEAKVKLVFVEDKTLVKNXFLMTSNMQEIDHRFTGHLYVDLLADFSPGFALYTTFWEKEGIGWKVCAYCLARKGTSDILRFLMVSVLQSIPSLSTTVEHLTVSPEIEDPLDLEALVPNTSVRYCMPLVLELLYSKISHLDSAVQAHIKNILHNLAHSLSPKTYSHSLTNLIAVCPADFFQYYYDIWHPRKKLWIKGQHENQAAETNICAFVKVKHLALIGQMGTSSSLHRCLQVVLSDSKSAMVGFETFLGQEAYSATGTAPTGSQLVGAGILPNDGVEQGPDWESSADRSIDSHTFKSLASNASEELKGRQFWSWAEFCKFFDSWCAQNKALYKIELAIPTDEMGDQVWPEGIKYALVQFMCQKASTDVPYLKTPLPGDVVCPCLSSITLQATEDCTRLAIVQAHLDHNHELDTWEFEALSSHFCLTTKTSHSTQLTGCISRRLLTSWDIQQLLAKQETLELALMDLLQKLEALFLLDPACQIRLVFQPNTVEVDSLFLVTSHSRGLLQCYPTMLFLGRSLAMNDTFDLYTVLCEDMASQGRECAYFITRKESPAPIRLLVAFLIQSVPEVRSHN from the exons ATGGCCTGCAGTGTCGTGACTAGGAG GAAGAACTGTCCAGCAGTCATTAAACTGAGACTCAATCCCCAAAAGGATAAACTTATTGTCACCCAAGCCATCCTCCATCACAACCATGATGTGCCAGAGACGGCTCTCCTTTCTGAAAAGAAGCGAAGCCAACAGGTGGCTCCCACGGACTTGCCCACCAGGATTGCTAACGATATCTCCAGGAAGTTTCTGGAGCACAACGACTTGAGGAGACTCCAGCGCTTTCGTTCGTATGCCTTTGAGGACCAAAACCAAGTCTTGACAGAGCTGGTTTCCCTCTTCATATCCGATCCCGAGGCCAAGGTGAAGTTGGTGTTTGTGGAGGACAAAACCCTCGTGAAGA ATTTCCTCATGACCTCCAACATGCAAGAAATCGATCACAGATTCACTGGACATCTTTATGTGGATCTCCTTGCTGATTTCAGTCCAGGTTTTGCTTTGTATACTACATTCTGGGAAAAAGAAGGCATAGGCTGGAAGGTGTGTGCCTATTGTCTTGCACGAAAAGGCACTTCAGATATATTGAGGTTCCTCATGGTCTCTGTGTTACAAAGCATCCCCAGTCTGAGCACCACTGTTGAGCACTTAACAGTGAGTCCAGAGATCGAAGATCCTCTGGACTTGGAAGCCCTGGTACCAAACACCTCAGTGAGATACTGTATGCCACTGGTTTTAGAGCTTCTGTACAGCAAAATTTCTCACTTGGATTCAGCAGTGCAAGCTCACATCAAAAATATCCTGCACAATCTggctcattccctttcccccaagACCTACAGTCACTCCCTAACAAActtgattgctgtctgccctgcAGAC TTTTTCCAGTATTACTATGACATATGGCATCCACGCAAGAAACTGTGGATCAAAGGGCAGCATGAGAATCAAGCTGCAGAGACCAATATCTGTGCATTTGTGAAGGTCAAGCATCTGGCACTCATAGGCCAAATGGGCACATCTTCCTCCTTGCACCGCTGCCTTCAAGTGGTTCTTAGTGACAGTAAATCAGCAATGGTAGGCTTTGAGACATTCCTTGGACAGGAGGCTTATTCAGCAACCGGCACTGCTCCAACAGGATCCCAGCTG GTAGGTGCAGGCATTCTTCCCAATGATGGGGTGGAACAAGGTCCAGACTGGGAGAGCTCAGCTGACAGGTCCATAGACTCTCATACCTTTAAGTCTTTG gCTAGCAACGCATCTGAAGAACTCAAAGGAAGGCAGTTCTGGAGCTGGGCTGAGTTTTGCAAATTCTTTGATTCCTGGTGCGCACAGAATAAAGCACTGTATAAAATTGAGTTGGCCATCCCGACGGATGAGATGGGTGACCAGGTCTGGCCAGAGGGCATCAAATATGCACTCGTTCAGTTCATGTGCCAGAAGGCTTCCACAGATGTTCCCTACCTCAAGACACCATTGCCAGG AGACGTGGTCTGTCCATGCTTATCCAGTATCACCCTGCAAGCAACAGAGGACTGCACAAGGCTAGCCATTGTACAAGCCCACTTGGACCACAACCATGAGCTGGATACCTGGGAGTTTGAGGCCCTGTCCTCACACTTCTGCCTGACCACCAAGACCTCTCACTCTACCCAGCTCACCGGCTGCATCTCCAGGCGCTTGCTGACATCTTGGGACATCCAACAGTTGCTAGCCAAGCAGGAAACTCTGGAACTGGCACTGATGGACCTCTTGCAGAAGCTGGAGGCCTTGTTCCTCCTTGATCCTGCCTGTCAGATCAGGTTGGTCTTCCAGCCAAACACTGTCGAAGTAGACAGCCTCTTCTTAGTTACCTCGCACAGTCGGGGTCTGCTCCAGTGCTATCCGACCATGCTCTTCCTGGGTCGCTCGCTAGCAATGAATGATACTTTTGACCTATATACAGTGCTTTGTGAGGACATGGCCAGTCAGGGCCGTGAGTGTGCTTATTTCATCACGAGGAAGGAGAGCCCAGCACCCATCCGTCTTCTGGTGGCCTTCCTCATCCAGAGCGTGCCAGAGGTCAGGTCACATAACTGA